One window of Corynebacterium doosanense CAU 212 = DSM 45436 genomic DNA carries:
- a CDS encoding YbdD/YjiX family protein yields the protein MKVLRTLGWYVRELMGDNDYARYVAHLSRHHPEREAPSEREYWRSRYATQDANPGARCC from the coding sequence ATGAAGGTGCTGCGGACCCTGGGTTGGTACGTGCGCGAACTGATGGGGGACAACGACTACGCGCGCTATGTGGCGCACCTGAGCCGGCATCATCCGGAGCGCGAAGCCCCCTCGGAGCGGGAGTACTGGCGCTCCCGGTACGCCACGCAGGATGCCAATCCGGGCGCGCGGTGCTGCTGA
- a CDS encoding flavin reductase family protein, with protein sequence MSDNGSLVSAQELRTVVGTFPSGITIVTTRSVDGHDVGMSVSSFASISMDPPMVMVSVGNQASALPHLGVGSAVGISVLAEGQAWIARHFSRKDIDRFQGVEQWRGTDGVVLVDGAAAWFTGHLTAALPGGDHTIFTVTVDSCGTTEDARPLVYKRGQAFDRVEYQI encoded by the coding sequence ATGTCGGACAACGGTTCATTGGTGAGCGCGCAGGAGCTGCGCACCGTGGTGGGGACGTTCCCCTCGGGAATCACCATCGTGACCACCCGGAGCGTCGACGGGCATGACGTGGGCATGTCCGTCAGCTCCTTCGCGTCCATCTCCATGGATCCGCCGATGGTCATGGTGTCCGTGGGCAACCAGGCCTCCGCGTTGCCGCACCTCGGCGTCGGTTCGGCGGTGGGCATCTCCGTGCTCGCCGAGGGGCAGGCCTGGATCGCCCGGCACTTCTCGCGAAAGGACATCGACCGCTTCCAGGGCGTGGAGCAGTGGCGCGGTACGGACGGGGTGGTGCTTGTCGACGGCGCCGCAGCGTGGTTCACCGGTCACCTCACGGCTGCCCTGCCCGGCGGCGACCACACGATTTTCACCGTGACGGTGGACAGCTGCGGGACCACGGAGGATGCCCGGCCCCTGGTGTACAAGCGGGGACAGGCTTTCGACCGGGTGGAGTACCAGATCTAG